The Enterococcus sp. 7F3_DIV0205 genome has a window encoding:
- a CDS encoding WxL domain-containing protein has translation MKKTILLTCSVVLTSLAMGAQAAHAESTTPYNGKATFEFTTEDPNNLKPNPPVDPEKPVTPPTGQKGLVAIDAVSDLNFGSATISGGETKATAVVNEGETLGIQVTDKRGTGAGWNVQAKISDFKDKTDAKKILKGATVKIPAGTFYTTATGDKDNAPTASNGNGTVIGTAATQLITAAKDKGKGSWVNDWADNVELTIPGGNLVGNYEAAITWTMYDTPTGNK, from the coding sequence ATGAAAAAAACGATTCTATTAACATGCTCAGTTGTATTAACATCACTTGCTATGGGAGCACAAGCGGCTCATGCTGAAAGTACAACACCATACAATGGTAAAGCAACCTTTGAATTTACGACGGAAGATCCTAACAATCTAAAGCCAAATCCACCAGTAGATCCAGAAAAACCAGTAACTCCACCAACTGGTCAAAAAGGTTTAGTGGCAATTGATGCTGTTTCTGATCTTAACTTTGGTTCAGCAACAATTTCAGGGGGCGAAACCAAAGCAACAGCAGTCGTTAATGAAGGCGAAACATTAGGAATTCAAGTAACAGATAAAAGAGGAACAGGTGCTGGTTGGAATGTTCAAGCAAAAATCAGTGATTTTAAGGATAAAACAGATGCTAAAAAGATATTGAAAGGCGCGACTGTAAAAATTCCAGCAGGAACATTTTATACAACCGCTACTGGAGATAAAGATAATGCTCCAACAGCCTCAAATGGGAACGGTACGGTGATTGGCACTGCTGCAACACAACTTATCACAGCAGCCAAAGACAAAGGAAAAGGTTCTTGGGTCAATGATTGGGCAGATAATGTGGAATTAACAATCCCAGGGGGGAATCTTGTTGGTAATTATGAAGCAGCAATTACTTGGACGATGTATGACACACCAACAGGAAACAAATAA
- a CDS encoding WxL domain-containing protein has translation MKRNRLLAFLLVFICLSAYPKISKAEEQNTGNHASSQVSITFVQDNTPLKSKETPNDKGGILGDLGLGQGKRLPNTGEVKMILWIATGYLVLLMLCVTVGYYYLIGGRKMKLWKSMFVTTLLLGSIAAPSVSLATDNTVGDESGKKDAQSFGSVNLQAGEDDKPGKPEVPGDEEGGETGNTGLLAITYVSPLDFGDVQLTGQEQVKTAKNEDPSLQIRDIRGTGKGWTVQVSMTEFKQKTNDKIIMKGAALYLPKGTAKASGATTSSAPTTKEVEVNDKPQTIFEAKPGTSTDIVGAGAWMDKFGKETVKLTIPQDALVGDYQAQLTWTISDTPGKK, from the coding sequence ATGAAGAGGAATAGATTACTTGCATTCTTGTTGGTATTTATTTGTTTGAGTGCTTATCCAAAGATAAGCAAAGCAGAAGAACAAAATACTGGAAACCATGCGAGTAGTCAAGTGAGTATTACATTTGTTCAGGACAACACACCACTAAAAAGTAAAGAAACTCCAAATGATAAGGGAGGAATACTTGGTGATTTAGGTCTAGGACAAGGGAAAAGATTACCGAATACTGGTGAAGTCAAGATGATTTTATGGATAGCTACAGGCTATTTGGTTTTACTAATGTTGTGCGTCACCGTAGGCTACTATTATTTAATTGGGGGAAGAAAAATGAAATTATGGAAATCAATGTTCGTAACAACACTACTATTAGGTAGTATTGCAGCACCAAGTGTCTCGCTTGCGACAGATAATACAGTTGGCGATGAATCAGGAAAGAAAGATGCACAATCATTTGGTTCAGTAAACCTACAAGCAGGAGAAGATGATAAACCAGGTAAACCTGAAGTTCCTGGTGATGAAGAAGGTGGCGAAACAGGAAATACTGGACTTTTAGCAATTACGTATGTCTCTCCACTCGATTTTGGAGATGTTCAACTAACAGGACAAGAACAAGTGAAAACTGCGAAAAATGAAGATCCAAGTCTTCAAATCCGAGATATTCGCGGAACTGGTAAAGGGTGGACCGTTCAAGTATCTATGACAGAATTCAAACAAAAAACAAACGATAAAATCATTATGAAAGGAGCAGCTTTATACTTGCCAAAAGGAACAGCTAAAGCAAGCGGAGCAACGACATCTTCAGCTCCAACAACAAAAGAAGTTGAAGTAAATGATAAGCCACAGACTATTTTTGAAGCAAAACCAGGAACAAGTACTGATATTGTCGGTGCTGGTGCATGGATGGATAAATTTGGAAAAGAAACAGTGAAATTGACAATTCCTCAAGATGCCTTAGTTGGTGACTATCAAGCACAATTAACATGGACGATTTCAGACACACCAGGAAAGAAATAA
- a CDS encoding LytR/AlgR family response regulator transcription factor, which translates to MSLCAKIYVIEDDYEYRKRIIQSLNDYHSNFVNFDISSIDNHLFFFKDLQTLSITDTDVFIFDIDLKTTFTGIDLATEVRKKNHNCSIIFLTSLEDKAISIINSDIFPIGYIVKDGTSQANMNNSIHKLLTKVEHQLKDFWTENPDIVTLKNGAEKIYINCKNVLYIESLKGVRGQILIKTFSEEIIINGHIGKIKKLLPQDYLMTSLLSYIINLSTIATLDRANGIVSFSNGEQLNVGISIIDKIKKAL; encoded by the coding sequence ATGAGTTTATGTGCTAAAATCTACGTGATAGAAGATGATTATGAATATCGGAAGCGAATTATCCAATCTTTAAATGACTATCACTCTAATTTTGTTAATTTTGATATTTCTTCTATAGATAATCATTTATTTTTTTTTAAAGATCTTCAAACACTCTCAATCACTGACACCGATGTTTTTATTTTTGATATTGATTTAAAAACGACCTTTACTGGAATTGATTTAGCGACAGAAGTCAGAAAAAAAAATCATAACTGTTCAATTATTTTTCTGACTAGTTTAGAAGATAAAGCAATCTCTATCATCAATAGTGACATCTTTCCAATTGGTTATATCGTTAAAGATGGGACTTCCCAAGCGAATATGAATAACTCGATCCACAAATTATTAACAAAAGTAGAACATCAACTAAAAGATTTTTGGACTGAAAATCCTGACATTGTTACCTTAAAAAACGGTGCCGAAAAAATTTATATCAATTGTAAAAATGTTCTTTATATTGAATCTCTAAAAGGAGTACGTGGTCAAATTTTAATTAAAACTTTTTCAGAAGAAATCATTATCAATGGCCATATTGGTAAGATAAAAAAACTTTTGCCACAAGACTACTTAATGACTTCACTACTTTCATATATCATCAACTTATCAACTATAGCAACACTTGACAGAGCAAATGGAATCGTTAGTTTCTCAAATGGAGAACAATTAAATGTAGGTATTTCGATTATTGATAAAATAAAAAAAGCCTTATAG
- a CDS encoding sensor histidine kinase, which translates to MDKSLFTSLLAVNFFQFIWLLTYKKIFMLRESLALTFCVVIQFGLGFLIHSPYIALFQLPFFLLQFIFSVKRLSNWFSPSLLISFEIALITLSWIPTLDTWDILHYNQQISNATYDSYFFLFVFLQQLVLFLVIGLMNYLWKRYFPHDTPALLPKKYRLLSVFLLFLLFLAVLIKQVNVLSGDSFSLLYSLFIIVGYTCLISWNLLLVLKSNNEKQYIALLTETYNREKNKISLSHEFRQDYNNFLQNLTTYLEVGDQKKALEQLKRLIQYSDSLLTPNLYRKVSVINNLPVQALLTSFLNKVLSANIHLSLHITENLTNIDMNIVDFIRCFSILLDNAYEATERTSNPSIEITITGTASTITIEIDNTYSNQVSIPFSTFLQNNFSTKEGHQGKGLYIFINILKNYKYASHNFTNKNNHFIAKFTIPKKI; encoded by the coding sequence TTGGATAAATCTCTCTTTACATCATTACTGGCAGTTAATTTTTTTCAGTTTATCTGGCTTCTTACCTATAAAAAAATTTTTATGTTGCGTGAAAGTCTGGCCCTAACTTTCTGCGTAGTCATACAATTTGGCTTAGGCTTTCTTATACATTCACCTTATATAGCACTGTTTCAACTTCCCTTCTTTTTATTACAGTTTATTTTTTCTGTTAAAAGATTGAGTAATTGGTTTTCTCCCTCTCTATTGATTAGTTTTGAAATTGCTTTAATTACTCTTTCTTGGATTCCAACATTGGATACTTGGGATATTTTACATTATAATCAGCAAATTTCTAACGCTACCTATGATTCTTATTTTTTCTTATTTGTCTTTTTGCAGCAATTAGTATTATTTTTGGTTATCGGATTAATGAATTATTTATGGAAACGATACTTCCCTCACGATACTCCTGCACTACTTCCCAAAAAATATAGACTACTTTCTGTTTTTCTTTTGTTTTTGCTTTTTTTAGCTGTTCTCATCAAACAAGTCAATGTTTTAAGCGGGGATTCCTTTTCTCTACTTTATAGTTTATTTATTATCGTTGGTTATACCTGTTTAATCAGCTGGAATTTGCTGCTTGTGCTTAAGTCTAATAATGAAAAACAATATATTGCTCTTTTGACTGAGACGTATAACCGTGAAAAAAATAAGATTAGCCTTTCACATGAATTCCGCCAGGATTATAACAATTTCTTACAAAACTTAACGACTTACTTAGAAGTTGGAGATCAAAAAAAAGCGCTTGAGCAGCTCAAACGCCTTATTCAGTATTCTGATTCCTTGCTTACGCCAAATCTATATAGGAAAGTTTCTGTTATTAATAATTTACCCGTTCAAGCTCTGCTAACAAGTTTTTTGAACAAAGTACTTAGCGCAAATATTCATTTGAGCTTACATATAACTGAAAATTTAACAAATATTGATATGAACATCGTCGATTTCATTCGATGCTTTTCCATCTTGCTCGACAATGCTTATGAAGCCACTGAGCGGACAAGCAATCCTTCTATTGAGATAACGATAACTGGAACGGCTAGTACCATAACCATTGAAATTGATAATACCTATAGCAATCAAGTCAGTATTCCATTCTCTACTTTTTTGCAAAATAATTTTTCAACCAAAGAAGGCCATCAAGGAAAGGGCCTGTATATTTTCATCAATATATTAAAGAATTATAAATACGCTAGTCATAACTTCACAAATAAAAACAATCACTTTATTGCCAAGTTCACGATACCTAAAAAAATCTGA
- a CDS encoding sensor histidine kinase, whose protein sequence is MTITIFMGILVMNYLQFIWFLKYKKFITPHQTTILTILLSLQLPLYLVFNVPFVLLVVFTILQPIFIVRSLKKWLPMVLFLYVENSLTIISWLFTNDLIGFLLKNGQISNTFYQQILPVSVVLQQLLLFILILIAIKIDQKYSIFDSINQVQKSYKLPAILLTILLIFLDSFKRLSVFFHSSIDFFYLTFLLLTLSIIFCTTAYLYSQYYQQQMMKKILYQQYNKEMEKITLSDEFRHDYHNILLSLMGYIENNELQKALGFISSVENYSKNLLEEDEYDQVNHLTIPPVQGLLIHFIEMCESQNIQLTISIPQIIHESDISIQLIDFIRCISTLFDYALKTNVDGQTSTLTLSIKKENQVFYFHLTNLENSSELLETTFNQSTHPKKKLIESNLIAAQKILQHYKETEFSITSNKEKFTLTFSFPIIP, encoded by the coding sequence TTGACTATAACTATCTTTATGGGAATACTTGTTATGAACTACTTACAGTTTATTTGGTTTCTCAAGTATAAAAAATTTATTACACCGCACCAAACAACTATTCTCACTATATTGTTGAGTCTTCAACTTCCATTATATCTGGTATTTAACGTCCCTTTTGTCTTATTAGTCGTTTTTACTATTTTACAGCCTATTTTTATTGTTCGCTCTTTAAAAAAATGGCTACCGATGGTCCTCTTTCTATATGTAGAAAACTCCTTAACCATCATCTCATGGTTATTTACGAATGATTTAATTGGTTTTCTTTTAAAAAATGGACAAATTTCCAATACTTTTTATCAACAGATACTTCCAGTTTCAGTAGTCTTACAACAATTATTGCTTTTTATATTGATTTTAATTGCTATAAAAATTGATCAAAAATATAGTATATTCGACTCGATTAATCAAGTTCAAAAGAGCTATAAGCTTCCAGCTATCCTATTAACGATTCTGTTGATTTTCTTAGATTCTTTCAAACGTTTATCTGTTTTTTTTCACTCTAGTATCGACTTTTTTTATCTTACGTTTTTATTATTAACGTTAAGTATTATTTTTTGCACCACTGCTTATTTATATAGTCAATATTATCAGCAGCAGATGATGAAAAAAATATTGTATCAGCAATATAATAAGGAAATGGAAAAAATCACTTTATCTGATGAATTTAGGCATGATTATCATAATATTCTTTTGAGTTTAATGGGGTACATAGAAAATAATGAGTTACAAAAAGCGTTAGGTTTTATTTCATCTGTAGAAAATTATTCTAAGAATTTGTTGGAAGAAGATGAATATGATCAAGTAAATCACTTAACAATTCCACCCGTTCAAGGTTTGTTGATTCACTTTATTGAAATGTGTGAATCACAGAATATTCAGCTAACTATTTCGATTCCGCAAATAATCCATGAATCAGATATTTCTATTCAGTTGATAGATTTTATTCGATGTATCTCTACTCTATTTGATTATGCTTTAAAAACCAATGTGGACGGCCAAACCTCAACGTTAACACTCTCCATAAAAAAAGAAAATCAAGTATTTTACTTTCATTTAACCAATCTAGAAAATTCTTCAGAATTGCTGGAAACTACATTTAATCAAAGTACTCATCCTAAAAAAAAGCTTATTGAAAGTAATTTAATTGCTGCTCAAAAAATTCTTCAACATTATAAAGAAACTGAGTTCTCCATTACCTCTAACAAAGAAAAATTTACGTTGACTTTTAGCTTTCCGATAATTCCTTGA
- a CDS encoding winged helix family transcriptional regulator, with product MYTIGYLMEKKQEENTHLNFLADKGWNLAKINLKEQSNFPEKLDAIIILGETMSETCCYLMELKKYIKIPIYLLSVVDESRSNIVYLQLGAEACFPMKMEVEEFYYTLSNLLSHYSTKQSHFLENTSTSSPRKEIELIPRNLSVLIDGKQEVSLTKKEYSALELLYNSPGQTISYEELKEKLWDSEIEGENKNYRVANLMFHLRNKIEVSTTNPRFIKTVRSKGYMLNLK from the coding sequence ATGTATACGATTGGATACTTAATGGAGAAGAAACAAGAAGAAAATACACATTTAAATTTTTTAGCAGATAAAGGGTGGAATTTGGCGAAAATTAACTTAAAGGAACAATCCAACTTTCCAGAAAAGTTAGATGCTATCATTATTTTGGGAGAGACGATGTCAGAAACGTGCTGTTACTTGATGGAACTAAAAAAATATATAAAAATCCCAATTTATCTGTTATCTGTAGTGGATGAATCTCGTTCCAATATAGTTTATCTACAGTTAGGTGCAGAAGCATGTTTTCCTATGAAAATGGAAGTTGAGGAATTTTATTACACATTATCGAATTTGCTTTCTCATTACTCAACTAAACAGAGTCATTTTTTAGAGAATACATCAACTTCATCTCCAAGAAAAGAAATAGAGCTAATCCCAAGAAATTTAAGTGTTCTAATTGATGGAAAACAAGAAGTTTCTTTAACTAAAAAAGAATATAGTGCATTGGAACTACTATATAATAGTCCTGGTCAAACCATTTCTTATGAAGAGCTTAAAGAAAAACTATGGGATTCTGAAATAGAGGGCGAAAATAAAAATTATCGAGTGGCAAACCTGATGTTTCATTTACGCAATAAAATAGAAGTTAGCACAACTAATCCACGGTTTATCAAAACAGTTCGTTCAAAAGGATATATGTTGAATTTGAAATAA
- a CDS encoding RICIN domain-containing protein: protein MVKNKVINILFLFILYLVVWGSPLVAHSERTLNDNMYVSFSTLDEGYVLDVSGSTGKLITYPYHGLGNQLLSFKYRPEKDGYIIQLSADEQRILTLGSNNQVSSITVEKVINSLSILEDEVIWDIKKVSGNIYSISNRKNGLYITVDNVTSMLPISMKANNNSNSQKFKLETMQGVYTIENRWNTNMVWDIEGGVYKDRDIIGYPSGGVGKKNQEWFLLYKPNNNQYVLSNSGDKRLIVDQKNVTSSPSTMLNNLAFNEKYANKNLLSLSKITSLNGNMVVTIRNWESGLYYELTDIKTYDTIGRVIKLAENSESTKQQWILKKKKELAIPTIDNIKVMGTISGESTTFYAGEKLTVNGRYTDSEFKQFDLYAQFDTDAAKLIEQNIPINNGTQNFSAQVDTSDYRDGEHFVEFSARGDGMFQSNRVALKYQIVYPTPVGKPKPQVIEQYTDINSLNAGDFVTDLRDEIGSNIEITGLELDTSLKGDQIAVVSIKNKYKTVKIDVPVTILPNPIITSDYFENQAWLIDEINRQFSTKGKKIDENLYMLDLLDITSIVNRAGADFPNQHIPKNIEALQNLQVIDLKDKHLSGSLPDELGNLTNLKKLSIFGNSFTGEIPKTISKLEKLEFLALDDNKLTGTVPPGLEKLTKLKQVYINKNALVGILPTFNLGPFYNFSIRDTQLTYNEKNSPSFISNETQYQQTFAVGKNSLALTGVKSFLISDDGAIIKPFDSTNEGFLNLRAQKKDMTDVELYSGHTFKIINKENNQVLYDGQAIKNTEIKIDSDTIYQVVMDNAEKNPNNITEFEAKLREYTLSEVPKTLSLDLTLGDFRHQPVKISSKDSLSVFDNRLNSQWQLKIKPSELKSQTRTMTGSYFYKSNDGVPVEILTGGSFTTIESGTSKPNTGTIDISKEWNDESGLFYKQSTNGNYKDTYTGKIEWQLVDAPAG from the coding sequence TTGGTAAAAAATAAAGTGATTAATATTTTATTTTTATTCATACTATATTTAGTTGTATGGGGAAGTCCATTAGTTGCCCATTCAGAACGAACGTTGAATGACAATATGTATGTTTCTTTCTCAACTTTAGATGAGGGGTATGTTTTAGATGTTTCAGGTTCTACAGGTAAATTAATTACTTATCCGTACCATGGATTAGGAAACCAGTTACTTTCCTTTAAATACAGACCAGAAAAAGATGGATACATTATCCAACTATCTGCAGATGAACAAAGAATTTTAACCCTTGGTTCAAATAATCAAGTAAGTAGTATAACGGTTGAAAAAGTAATTAATAGCTTGAGTATCCTAGAAGATGAAGTGATATGGGACATAAAAAAAGTTTCTGGAAATATTTATTCAATCTCCAATAGAAAAAATGGTCTATATATTACAGTTGATAATGTAACATCTATGCTTCCTATTTCCATGAAAGCTAATAATAATAGCAACTCGCAGAAGTTTAAACTTGAAACAATGCAAGGCGTTTATACAATCGAAAACCGATGGAACACTAATATGGTCTGGGATATTGAGGGTGGTGTTTACAAAGATAGGGACATTATAGGTTATCCTTCTGGAGGAGTGGGTAAAAAAAATCAAGAATGGTTTTTACTATACAAGCCGAATAATAATCAGTATGTTTTATCAAATTCTGGAGATAAGCGATTGATTGTCGATCAAAAAAATGTTACAAGTTCGCCAAGTACTATGTTAAATAATCTTGCTTTTAATGAAAAGTATGCGAATAAGAATTTATTATCACTTTCGAAAATAACTAGCTTGAATGGCAATATGGTTGTGACAATTAGAAATTGGGAGTCAGGTCTATATTATGAACTCACAGATATTAAAACATATGACACCATTGGTCGGGTAATAAAATTAGCAGAAAATAGTGAGAGTACAAAACAGCAATGGATTCTAAAAAAGAAAAAAGAGTTAGCAATTCCTACTATAGATAATATCAAAGTAATGGGGACTATTTCAGGAGAAAGTACTACGTTTTACGCAGGAGAAAAATTAACGGTTAATGGAAGATACACGGATTCAGAATTTAAACAATTTGATTTATATGCTCAATTTGACACAGATGCAGCAAAGCTTATTGAGCAAAATATCCCTATAAACAATGGCACACAAAACTTTTCAGCGCAAGTAGATACTTCCGATTATAGAGATGGAGAACACTTTGTGGAGTTTTCTGCAAGAGGGGATGGAATGTTTCAATCAAATAGGGTGGCCTTAAAATATCAGATCGTATATCCTACTCCAGTTGGAAAACCTAAACCTCAAGTCATAGAACAATACACAGATATCAATTCGTTAAATGCTGGTGATTTTGTAACGGATCTAAGAGATGAAATTGGCAGTAACATTGAAATTACTGGATTGGAGTTAGATACGAGCCTTAAAGGGGATCAGATTGCAGTTGTTTCAATTAAAAATAAGTATAAAACAGTGAAAATCGATGTCCCTGTAACTATTTTGCCAAATCCGATCATTACGTCAGATTATTTTGAAAATCAAGCCTGGCTGATTGATGAAATAAATCGCCAGTTCTCAACGAAAGGCAAGAAAATAGATGAAAATCTTTATATGCTAGATCTATTAGATATTACGTCAATTGTTAATCGAGCAGGAGCCGATTTTCCTAACCAACATATCCCAAAGAATATAGAGGCTCTTCAAAATTTACAAGTAATAGATTTAAAAGACAAACACCTTAGCGGCAGTCTGCCAGATGAGTTAGGGAATTTAACCAACTTGAAGAAACTATCGATATTCGGGAATAGTTTTACAGGAGAAATTCCAAAAACAATATCTAAATTAGAAAAACTTGAATTTCTGGCTTTAGATGATAATAAATTGACAGGAACAGTTCCTCCAGGACTTGAAAAATTAACGAAACTAAAACAAGTATATATTAATAAAAATGCTCTTGTTGGGATTCTACCTACATTTAATTTAGGACCATTTTATAATTTTAGCATACGAGACACTCAGTTAACGTATAATGAAAAAAATAGTCCAAGTTTCATTAGTAATGAAACCCAGTATCAACAAACATTTGCTGTAGGGAAGAATAGCCTAGCTTTGACAGGCGTTAAGAGTTTTCTAATTTCAGATGATGGAGCAATCATAAAACCATTTGATTCGACCAATGAAGGTTTTCTAAACCTTCGTGCGCAAAAAAAGGATATGACAGATGTTGAACTGTATTCAGGACACACATTCAAAATTATCAATAAAGAGAATAATCAAGTACTGTATGATGGGCAAGCAATTAAAAATACGGAAATTAAAATTGACTCTGATACAATTTATCAAGTGGTGATGGATAATGCTGAGAAAAATCCAAACAATATTACCGAATTTGAAGCAAAGCTTCGCGAATACACGCTAAGTGAAGTGCCTAAAACATTATCACTAGATTTGACATTAGGTGATTTTAGGCATCAACCAGTGAAAATTTCAAGTAAAGATAGCCTAAGTGTATTTGATAATCGCTTGAATAGCCAATGGCAATTAAAAATTAAGCCAAGTGAACTAAAAAGTCAAACGCGAACGATGACAGGAAGTTACTTTTATAAATCAAATGATGGTGTACCGGTAGAAATTCTAACTGGAGGTTCGTTTACAACGATTGAAAGTGGAACAAGTAAACCCAATACAGGAACAATAGACATATCAAAAGAGTGGAACGACGAAAGTGGTTTATTTTACAAACAGTCAACAAATGGTAACTATAAAGATACCTATACTGGAAAAATTGAATGGCAATTAGTAGATGCTCCAGCAGGATGA
- a CDS encoding DUF916 and DUF3324 domain-containing protein, producing the protein MTFFKTIKYCLTIVFMVTLVSICDRAYADGMGYSVQAIIPENQIDQSKTYFDLKMNPGQTQNIELEIKSSSGETLNLAVVPYIGTTNQNGELEYSVEPEKNDSTLVYPITRLISGQQKVTLKPKETKRVTFTLKMPKKAFEGKIVGGFNVYDEANDATNESKSKKNDVQIKNVFSVVIGIQLRENLDKIKPELKLNTVKASLFNYRTAITANIQNIKSDFVKDLAVTAKIRKNGSSKVLYEAEKTEMAMAPNSNFNFPISLENQELAAGSYDLEIVAHSNEDEWTFTKKFTISDEEAARLNEEAVELETKSNSKFMVIMIAVVSLVFVCMIVFIIVLWRRKK; encoded by the coding sequence ATGACATTTTTTAAAACAATAAAGTATTGCCTGACGATAGTTTTTATGGTGACACTCGTAAGTATTTGTGATCGCGCATATGCAGATGGAATGGGCTATTCAGTTCAAGCGATCATTCCAGAAAACCAAATCGATCAATCGAAAACATACTTTGACTTGAAAATGAATCCTGGACAAACCCAGAATATAGAGTTAGAAATAAAAAGTTCTAGTGGAGAGACATTAAACTTAGCTGTAGTACCATACATAGGCACAACTAATCAAAATGGAGAATTAGAATATAGTGTTGAACCTGAAAAAAACGACTCAACGCTAGTTTATCCAATTACTAGGCTCATCTCAGGGCAGCAAAAAGTGACACTAAAACCTAAAGAAACCAAAAGAGTGACCTTTACTTTAAAAATGCCCAAAAAAGCATTTGAAGGAAAAATAGTTGGAGGATTTAACGTTTACGATGAGGCAAATGATGCAACAAACGAGTCAAAATCAAAGAAAAATGATGTTCAAATAAAGAATGTTTTTTCTGTTGTGATTGGGATCCAATTGCGGGAAAATTTGGATAAAATCAAACCAGAACTCAAGCTAAATACGGTTAAAGCAAGTTTATTCAATTACCGAACAGCAATTACTGCAAATATTCAGAACATCAAATCTGATTTTGTTAAGGATTTAGCGGTCACAGCAAAAATCAGAAAGAATGGTTCAAGTAAAGTCCTCTATGAAGCAGAAAAAACGGAAATGGCAATGGCTCCTAATTCCAACTTCAATTTTCCAATCTCATTAGAAAACCAAGAATTAGCCGCAGGAAGTTATGATTTAGAAATTGTGGCACATTCAAATGAAGATGAATGGACGTTTACGAAAAAATTTACAATCTCTGATGAAGAAGCTGCTCGTTTGAATGAAGAAGCTGTTGAACTTGAGACGAAGTCAAATAGTAAGTTTATGGTGATTATGATTGCGGTAGTCAGTTTGGTTTTTGTTTGTATGATTGTGTTTATCATTGTTTTATGGCGTCGGAAAAAGTGA
- a CDS encoding WxL domain-containing protein encodes MKSKYLKVALVGLAVSPVFIAEIGLAKTSDALKSDIDAVIIEGKESPVPPSFGQDPEDPTNNGTNSSGLLKIDRVPNFSFGKVVRSGLYQEEYAINSNPYIQVSDLRGNLGGWSLYAKISNFVSEPTSKDQKRYLLSGANLTIQKGDIQEHNSEYAAPPKSHTVSLNKDLQKVMSADENAGQGVWATRWKSEKGVNKKIKLDILPNTAKAGREYTATISWKLADVPSAEN; translated from the coding sequence GTGAAATCAAAATATTTAAAAGTTGCTTTAGTGGGTTTAGCTGTATCACCAGTTTTTATAGCAGAAATTGGTTTAGCAAAAACCAGCGACGCTTTAAAATCAGATATTGATGCAGTCATTATCGAAGGGAAAGAGAGCCCCGTTCCTCCATCGTTTGGTCAAGATCCAGAAGATCCAACCAACAACGGTACGAACAGTTCGGGATTGTTAAAAATTGATCGAGTTCCAAATTTTAGCTTTGGGAAAGTCGTTAGAAGTGGTTTGTATCAAGAAGAATATGCAATCAATTCTAATCCATATATTCAAGTGTCAGATTTAAGAGGCAACTTGGGTGGATGGTCACTTTACGCGAAGATTTCTAACTTTGTTTCCGAACCCACATCAAAAGATCAAAAAAGATACTTATTGAGTGGCGCAAATTTAACAATACAAAAAGGAGATATTCAGGAACACAACTCTGAGTATGCAGCTCCTCCCAAAAGCCACACTGTTTCATTGAACAAAGATTTACAAAAAGTGATGTCAGCAGATGAAAATGCGGGTCAAGGGGTTTGGGCAACAAGATGGAAAAGTGAAAAAGGGGTAAATAAAAAGATTAAACTGGACATCTTGCCTAATACTGCTAAGGCAGGGAGAGAATATACTGCGACAATTTCTTGGAAATTAGCAGATGTTCCAAGTGCAGAAAATTAG